CTGGAGTGGGTGGACTGGTTCAACCACCGACGGCTACTGGAGCCCATCGGGAACATGCCGCCGGCAGAGGCCGAAGCGATCTACTATCAGCAACTTACCGAGTCGGCCCAAGCGGCATGACTCACACCAAAGAGCCTCCGGAATTCCCGGGGCGGTTCAGTCGCAAGCTGGCGTGGCAGTTCAATACGATGCTGGCCCGCTCCAGTTGATCGAAGTCGAGTTCCACGCCCTTGCCCTGCTGAGCATGGGAAATGCTGCTGCGCGAGACACGAAGAATACTGCACACCTGCTCAGTAGTAGACTTCCATTTCTCTAGGATTCTCAGTGCCGTTCGGAGAATCACGCTGCCCTGATCCTTTGAGAATGCAAGGGTTTTGGATGCTGCATGCATGGTGGTAGCTCCTGTATCTACGCAACATGGCGGTCGAGTCAGGTCATGCGCAACGGGGGGAAGTATTTCGCTAAACCG
This DNA window, taken from Pseudomonas sp. FeN3W, encodes the following:
- a CDS encoding antitoxin Xre-like helix-turn-helix domain-containing protein, with the protein product MHAASKTLAFSKDQGSVILRTALRILEKWKSTTEQVCSILRVSRSSISHAQQGKGVELDFDQLERASIVLNCHASLRLNRPGNSGGSLV